Proteins encoded by one window of Ignavibacteriota bacterium:
- a CDS encoding DUF393 domain-containing protein yields the protein MADSSNIFVVFDGDCGICSASAGYIERNKMNENLLTVPSFDFDLPKYGINPEIALMTVIFIDEASGNVYYRTRAVMEICKHLSQPFRIFGYMLANNIFDTIFNPIYNFIARNRASISTKLGLNACKIPH from the coding sequence ATGGCTGACAGTTCGAATATTTTTGTGGTTTTCGATGGTGACTGCGGTATATGTTCTGCTTCAGCAGGCTATATTGAGAGGAATAAAATGAATGAAAATCTCTTAACTGTTCCATCATTTGATTTTGACCTGCCCAAATATGGCATAAATCCTGAAATCGCTCTTATGACTGTTATTTTTATTGACGAAGCAAGCGGTAACGTCTATTACCGTACTCGTGCTGTAATGGAAATTTGCAAGCATTTGAGTCAACCGTTCAGAATTTTTGGGTATATGTTGGCAAATAATATTTTCGATACAATTTTTAACCCGATTTATAATTTTATTGCAAGAAACAGAGCAAGTATATCAACTAAGCTCGGTTTGAATGCCTGCAAAATTCCTCATTAA
- a CDS encoding T9SS type A sorting domain-containing protein, with protein MKNLNSYFQVYKKNVDNISSQYNEPEINANDYFPKIGIADKSLKSLFIKLGVLSLAALVLIGLFSYYFIRNAAETYENLFLNILSKINLVDDRNDLDYINITGINYIELSDDELSAIGIIKKGDNISIITEEIMPASSNEDTDKILDSLKNLPENVNNPDLKIRIESYKKYAQKGYDTTQNQLIKSKYNISFYTFNSYTMHYDGWEHDKFSEFSPVSIQSFGKGKFRYRASYLAALYSTPSLEEYKSGLDTLYRAFLSQGTQISYNSSGVLSRLVPVKIKLYNKNEYKPDNKKYTIIETEIVLWYAPTEKFINALPERYSGRMRNELEVIEKIEKGEIKKEEACSQLEETRSILGLCPVYHDNLEIKSIYPSPGREDTHIKFSNGIPQKLSIYLYNLRGDEIQRIADKKFYDSGEYDIWIDLSKLQTGIYPIIIIDEDGNAISSKLIKE; from the coding sequence ATGAAAAATCTTAATTCATATTTTCAAGTTTATAAAAAAAATGTTGATAATATTTCAAGTCAATATAATGAACCTGAAATAAATGCAAATGATTATTTCCCTAAAATTGGTATAGCTGACAAAAGTTTGAAATCTTTATTTATAAAATTAGGTGTTCTATCATTGGCAGCATTAGTTTTGATAGGGCTATTTTCATATTATTTTATAAGAAATGCAGCAGAGACTTATGAAAATCTATTTTTGAATATTCTTAGCAAAATCAATCTTGTAGATGACAGAAACGACTTGGATTATATAAATATAACAGGTATCAACTATATTGAGCTCAGCGATGACGAACTTTCAGCAATAGGAATAATTAAAAAAGGTGATAATATTTCAATAATTACCGAAGAAATAATGCCTGCTTCGAGCAATGAAGATACAGATAAGATTTTGGATTCATTAAAGAACTTACCTGAGAATGTGAATAACCCCGATTTAAAAATTAGAATAGAATCATATAAAAAGTATGCCCAAAAAGGATATGATACTACCCAAAATCAACTTATAAAAAGCAAATATAATATTTCATTCTATACATTTAATTCATATACGATGCATTATGATGGTTGGGAGCACGATAAATTCAGCGAATTTTCACCGGTCTCTATCCAAAGTTTTGGTAAGGGGAAATTTAGATACAGAGCTAGTTACTTAGCTGCCTTGTATTCAACTCCGTCACTGGAAGAGTATAAATCCGGACTTGATACACTTTATAGAGCGTTTCTTTCGCAAGGCACTCAGATAAGCTATAATTCAAGTGGCGTTCTGTCAAGATTGGTACCGGTAAAAATTAAGCTTTATAATAAAAATGAGTATAAGCCCGATAATAAGAAATACACAATAATTGAAACTGAAATTGTATTGTGGTATGCACCAACCGAGAAATTTATTAATGCCTTGCCTGAAAGATACTCCGGTAGAATGAGAAATGAACTCGAGGTTATCGAAAAAATTGAAAAAGGTGAAATCAAAAAAGAAGAAGCATGCAGTCAACTTGAAGAAACTCGTTCAATTTTGGGTTTATGTCCTGTATATCATGATAATTTAGAAATTAAGTCAATATATCCAAGTCCCGGAAGGGAAGATACTCATATTAAATTTTCAAACGGCATCCCACAAAAGTTAAGTATTTATTTATACAACTTACGTGGAGATGAAATTCAAAGAATTGCAGACAAAAAATTTTATGATTCAGGTGAGTATGATATTTGGATTGACCTCAGCAAGTTGCAAACAGGCATATATCCGATAATAATCATAGATGAGGATGGAAATGCAATTAGCTCGAAATTGATTAAGGAGTAA
- a CDS encoding sigma-70 family RNA polymerase sigma factor — protein MNTKFEELYETCKIPLRRFAFSIANSRNQAEDIISDTIYYAYINIESLKNEDAFMSYLFTIASRVKNKIIRDNLKFNRDISPDEMISDALSAEEILDIKFLRAAINKLNPNQKEAIILSSFSGLSNKEIAKVQNTTIYNVKIRLYRAKKNLKNLLSDMRQLS, from the coding sequence ATGAATACAAAGTTTGAAGAGTTGTATGAGACTTGCAAGATACCACTTCGCAGATTCGCCTTTTCTATAGCGAACTCAAGAAATCAGGCTGAAGATATAATTTCAGATACAATTTATTATGCTTATATAAATATTGAATCACTTAAAAATGAGGATGCATTTATGAGCTATTTATTTACTATTGCATCAAGAGTAAAAAATAAAATTATTAGGGATAATCTGAAATTCAACAGAGATATTTCCCCTGATGAAATGATTTCTGATGCTCTTTCAGCGGAGGAAATACTTGATATTAAATTTTTAAGAGCTGCAATTAACAAGTTAAATCCGAACCAAAAAGAGGCAATCATTCTAAGTTCATTTTCAGGATTATCAAACAAAGAAATTGCAAAAGTTCAGAATACTACAATTTACAATGTCAAAATAAGGCTCTACAGAGCAAAAAAGAACTTAAAAAATCTTTTATCGGATATGAGGCAATTATCATGA